The Niabella beijingensis genomic interval CGATAGCCTGTGCCGTAAGATCGAACCGGTTCCCAAAAGCATATTTTGTTCCTTTACCGCGAAAGGCACGCTGCTCGTCAAATGTGTGCTGATAACGGTACAACGGTGTAGCTACATATACTACTGATTTCACCCACCATTTATCCTTAAACGCTTCTTCTTTACTGAGCTCTTCAATGCATTCATTGGCCACATTCCCTCCCTGGCCCAGGCCTACGAAATGAAAGCAGGACCGGTAATCCGTCCAGGAAGCGGTCTTTGCTTTTATCTGGGCGGTCAGTTTCGCCGCTTCTTTTTTCCGTTCCGCGGCATCCTCGGCATCAAAATCAAAAACAAGTACCTCATTATCGATGTTCAGACGGTTGGAGAGCTCATTTTTCATCTTCTTCATATACGCATCCCAGTCGCTGTAATCCTTATAGTACGTGTATTCCTTATCACTTTTCTTTTCCGGCTCCTGCTCCTCCTTGAAAAACAGGCTCAGTCCGGGAATGCTGCCGGCCATCCCTTCCACTTTATCCACGGCGCCCTGCACAGCACCTGCAGCACCACCCAGCAGCTGATCCGCACCCAGTGCACCGGAAGGTTTATACCGTACCAGCACCAGCAGCTGCCGGATGTCGCTGAGTTCAAACTCCTGTTTTGTATCTGCACCGTTTGCGGGCATATTGCTTTCTTTGTTATTTTATAAAGGTCACTGCGCAGTCGGCCGTTGTATAGCCCTGCAATGGCTGGGTTTCCCCGTTGCTGTTTGTTTTTCCCTCATGGATCTTGCCATCACTGGTCCGGATCTCATATCGTTTTCCTGCAACGGCCTTCTGTGCTTCATCTTTCAGTGTGAACGTGGCGGTAAAATCCTCTTTTGTCGTTTTCTCTGCAACCGCTTCACCTTTTTCGGCGGCCGCTTTTAAGGCATTGCCATTCGCGATATCCTTTGCCTGGGCGGCGCCTGTTTTTCCTGCCATTCCCGCTCCTCCTCCGGCACCGGCAGCATCACCACCTCCACCTCCTCCGGTTTCGCCGATAAGCACTGTAAAGCATCCGAGTAGAATACTTCCTCCATGTGCCGTCATGTCGCCCATACGGGCAGCAGGTTTTCCTCCGATCAGTACGCCGGAGCTTCCCAGCGTGATGACGTCAGGTGGACCCGTGCACACACACATATCGCCCATCGTTGCAGCAGGCAATCCTCCGATCAGCACATTTGGCACTCCTGCCGGCAGCACCGGTCCTCCAACATGCGGCACCAGTGCGTTCACCATCGGACAAACATGCATATCTCCTACCCGTGCTGCTGGTTTTCCCATTGTTATTATTTTATTCAATAAAAAATCGCCGGCGTTTCGGTGCTTCCTCCTGCTGTGCGCCGGTCTCCGGTCTTGTAGTATCTTCCGGTATATTTCCGGGTGCTGCTGCTGCCGGCAACTGCCCGGTTTCTGCCGTTCCGTAGCTGATCGCGGATGCCGGTATGCGTTCGGATCGTAATTCATTATTCCGGCCGGGGAGCCACCGGTTGAGGTAGCCCCGATCCTCATGCTCGGTATAAAAACAATCGAAACAGTCAAAAAAAGCCAGCTGCTCTTTCCTGCTCCAGCCGCCAAACCCAGACAACAGCACCCGGGCATCCCATATACGAACATATACCGGCCGGGCTTCCTGCTCTTTATAGAAGAGCGACTGCAGGAAGGCGACAACCGCTTCCGTGGATTCCTGCGTTTCAAAAAAGATGCAATGATTCAGCCGGACCAGTGCATTTTTCTCTCGCAGGGAATATACCTCCTTATCCATTTCAAAAAGATAGGGTGCAGCATCCCATATCCGCTCATCATCGGTTTGATAGAACAGCGACCTGTAGCGGGGATAGCGCTGAAGTAACCGGATCAGTGTATATTCGCCATTCAGAGCGGTATCATAACATAACAAATGCACGGCAGCTTAATTTATTTTTACGAGGGCCCCTGTTAAAGAAGTCACACCATCGCCTTTCAGATCCAGCATGGCCCCTGCCAGTTTTGCCTGGGCCTCTCCTTTCAGATCCAGCGAGGCACTGGCATCCACTTTAATCTCGGTACCGGAAAGCTCCGCCGCCAGCTTACTTTCCAGCTTTAGCTTATCGTCTGCTTTTACATTGATGGTAGTGGCATTCAGGCTGATCTCACCCGCACTCATACTGATCGACCGGTCGGCTTTGATATTGATGTTTCCGTTTGAAGTAATGTCGATCACACTGCCGTCCTTCTGCATATCGATTTTAAGGATCACATTACCTCCGCTCTTTATACCGCAGGTAGCGCGGCCCTTATCCCCGTCAAGGAACAATACCGAAAAATTATCATCATCATTACCGCTGGTTATTTTGATGATCTTCTGTTCTTTGTTCTTCAGCATATAAAGGCGGTTTCCAATTTCATTATCAAAATCATCGGCCAGTATCATTTCGCCTTTGTCATCGTCCATCTCCAGCCTTCTTCCGGTTTTTGTCCCGATCCGTTTTATATGATTGCCTTTTTCCGGTATTTCCGGCTTGTGTTTTTCCGTATAAAGCGCACCGGCCACATAAGGCCGTTCTGCATTGTTATCGGTAAAATGCACCATTACCTCATCATCGATCTCCGGAAGAAACCGGAATCCTTTACTGCCGCCGGCATGTGGCACCACCATTGGTATCCACGGGCTTTTTTCATCTTCTTTCATCCAGGGAAATTTTATTTTTACCCGGGCCATACCGGCATCATCTTCATTGTCGGTAACGACGCCTACCTGCGATACGGCCTTTGGAAAAACAGCGGCATCCGCATATGGCGGCACTTCCGCTTCCAGCGGGATCGCGGTAAAATGGTTGTTATAATGATCTGCCTGTAATGCTTCGTGATGGATCTGCGTGATAATAAAGCTTTTTCCCGCGGTATCATCCTGGTCTTTTATCTTTACGATCTTTCCAACAGACAATTTATTGTTTCGCGTGGTGCCGGTGATGGCGGCGGCTGATGTATACCGGGAATGCTGGTCGATGCGAAAAAAATGATCCATCATTTCCTGGTTAAAACCCGATGCCAGGAAATCATCGCCACGGGCTTCCAGGGCCTTTTTACCGGCATCTTCCGCAGCCTGAACGATGGAACTATCGGGCACTTTTTCTTCTTTTTCCGAACGGATGATCTCACCTTTATAACTATCGGTACCTACAACCGCTTTGGGGTTCCGCAACACATGGGCATGAATATTCAGATTCGAAACATCATCCGGCGCCCTCAGTTCAACCGGCTGTCCATCGGGTTTCTTTCCGAATACGAGATGCGCTCCGTCATAGAACATCCATTCACCAAAACGCACGGCGAGAGAAGTGGTAAAATCGAACAGGGTCTGCCCATACTGTACCGTATAATGCAGCAGGCGCGTATACTGCGGTTCCTTTTTCACGGCCGGTTTCAGATCAGAATCCTTATAAGCCTTGTC includes:
- a CDS encoding PAAR domain-containing protein — protein: MGKPAARVGDMHVCPMVNALVPHVGGPVLPAGVPNVLIGGLPAATMGDMCVCTGPPDVITLGSSGVLIGGKPAARMGDMTAHGGSILLGCFTVLIGETGGGGGGDAAGAGGGAGMAGKTGAAQAKDIANGNALKAAAEKGEAVAEKTTKEDFTATFTLKDEAQKAVAGKRYEIRTSDGKIHEGKTNSNGETQPLQGYTTADCAVTFIK
- a CDS encoding DUF4123 domain-containing protein translates to MHLLCYDTALNGEYTLIRLLQRYPRYRSLFYQTDDERIWDAAPYLFEMDKEVYSLREKNALVRLNHCIFFETQESTEAVVAFLQSLFYKEQEARPVYVRIWDARVLLSGFGGWSRKEQLAFFDCFDCFYTEHEDRGYLNRWLPGRNNELRSERIPASAISYGTAETGQLPAAAAPGNIPEDTTRPETGAQQEEAPKRRRFFIE
- a CDS encoding phage baseplate assembly protein V gives rise to the protein MSNDAILSKTEIVIQGYRNNQPVVFSNLFLDEAFVNVNAFSFSMRADDDHGTLDAIIDFKKAVLGRELQIDFKDSSDTSCHQFKGIIESVNSALIDERNYEFRIKGSGLFCKVDKIPEFHSFYKQSISGILDKAYKDSDLKPAVKKEPQYTRLLHYTVQYGQTLFDFTTSLAVRFGEWMFYDGAHLVFGKKPDGQPVELRAPDDVSNLNIHAHVLRNPKAVVGTDSYKGEIIRSEKEEKVPDSSIVQAAEDAGKKALEARGDDFLASGFNQEMMDHFFRIDQHSRYTSAAAITGTTRNNKLSVGKIVKIKDQDDTAGKSFIITQIHHEALQADHYNNHFTAIPLEAEVPPYADAAVFPKAVSQVGVVTDNEDDAGMARVKIKFPWMKEDEKSPWIPMVVPHAGGSKGFRFLPEIDDEVMVHFTDNNAERPYVAGALYTEKHKPEIPEKGNHIKRIGTKTGRRLEMDDDKGEMILADDFDNEIGNRLYMLKNKEQKIIKITSGNDDDNFSVLFLDGDKGRATCGIKSGGNVILKIDMQKDGSVIDITSNGNINIKADRSISMSAGEISLNATTINVKADDKLKLESKLAAELSGTEIKVDASASLDLKGEAQAKLAGAMLDLKGDGVTSLTGALVKIN